The Paenibacillus segetis genome includes the window TTAGAAGGTGGGAACTCAACCTATACAGAACGAGATGTACGTTTGCTTCGATATGCTGCGCTGAACGTGGCTAAAGAACTGTTACAAGAAGAATGGAATGCTCTGGCCTTTTATTCTACGAAAGGCGAGATTAACATTCTAATCCAATGGAATGAGGAGGAGTATGCGGAGCTTGACATGAACAAGATTAACCAATTAGAAATGATTGGACGTAGTCTGCATTATCATGTATCCAAATATTTAGGTATCTCTGCTATCATCGGATTCACTCAGATTCTAAGAGGGGTAGAGTTTCTCAACGTGTTAAGCAAGCAAGCGGATAAAGCGATACAGTGGGGCGAGGAGCAAGGAGATTATCATGTATTCTATTACGGAGATTTCAATTGGCATAATTATTCTGGAGATCCATCCTCAGAAGAGCTAACGAAACAAAGCAATCAGATTGTGGAGAACACGAGACAGTATATCGATGCAAATTATAATCAGAAAGGACTCACAATTCACGATGTAGCCAAGAAAAATCATGTAAGCCCAAATTATCTAAGCTATTTGTTTAAGAAAAATACGGGCTACAATTTATGGGAATATGTAATTAAGCTCCGAATGGAGGAGAGTAAATCTCTGATTCTGAATACGGATATGCGTAGATATGAAATAGCTGAACGAGTAGGATACGAATCGCCAGAGCATTTTAGTAAAATTTTTAAGAAATATTTCGGTGTTAGCCCTAGTGAACTGAAGAAGTAAGAACGGTTATACTTCACATAGTTTTAGACATGTTCGCAGATCCTTTACTTTCTTACAATGTAATGTAGACACTAAGAGGAATGAGGGAAACTGATGGAAGATACGATGGTTTCAGTGGGAAAGATACACAAAGAACCCGAACAGAAGGCAGGTAAGAGTCTTAAGAGAACATCGAACTGGAAAAAGTATATGTGGGGTTACTTGTTTTTGGTTCCAGTAATTGTTGTTTTCATTGTTTTTTTATGGGTCCCTATTATAAAAGGTATTGTTTACAGCTTTTATAATATCGACTTTGTAAAGGGCAATGTATTTGTTGGATTTGAAAACTACAAGACAATTTTGAACAATCCGGATTTATTGCTTTCGCTTAAAAATACATTATATTACATGCTTTTGTGCTTGATCATTGGTTTTTGGGTACCCATTGCTGCTTCTATTGCTATTTCTGAAATGCGCTTTTTTCAGGGCTTTGCCCGGATTGCTGCTTATCTACCTTATGTCGTTCCCGGCGTAGTATTGTACGGGCTGTGGAGATGGATGTATGATCCGGTTGGTCCAATCAATGCCTTATTCGGAGTTTTTGGAGCTGAATCGGTTTCCTTTGTTTCAGACAGTAGGTTCTCCATGATTTCTTTGGTTGTCATGGAGACCTGGCAGCAGTTTGGTTCAGCGATGCTAATCTATTTGGCAGGTGTGTTAAGTATTCCTAGGGATTGGTATGAGGCTGCTGAAATCGATGGTGCCGGTGTTTGGGATCGGATCCGTTATATCACCATCCCATCATTAAAAAGCTTGATCCTGTTGATGTTTATACTCCAAATTATCGGGACTTCTCAAGGTTATCAGGCCCAACTGGCTATGCTTGATGGCGGTCCTAACAAAGCAACATTGACTTACGCACTCCTTACGGTTAAATATGCGTTTACGCAATTAAACTATGGGGCCGGTACAGCGATGGGTGTTCTGATGTTCATCGTGCTTAGTATTCTCGGATTACTTCAATTTAAGCTTAATAGGGAGGAATACTAACATGAAAGAAAGAGGTATTTTGTCGGATTCTGATCTACAGAAACCGTTAAATAAAGTTGTGTATGGTTTTATGGTGTTATGTGTTCTAGTTATGTGCGTTACCATGTTGTATCCGATTCTAATGACGATGTTTAACGGATTAAAAAGCAACGAGGAAGTAAACTCGTTTCCGCCGACCTTTTTTCCTACTGAATTTCATTGGGAGAACTTTGTAAAAGGTTGGAATTACATTAATCTACCTATGTTTCTCAAAAATACATTGTTTATCTTTGGCGGTAACCTTGTTGTAACGATTCTTGTGCTTGGTCTTGCTGCATTCAGTATATCGCGTATTCGAGTTCCTTATAGCAGAGCTGTGTACTTCTTCATCCTGATGACATTGTTCATTCCGGCTTCTAGTTATATGATTCCAAACTTCGTGAATCTCAAGGAACTGGGTCTTCTAAATTCATATTGGGCATTCTGGCTTCCGGCAGGGGCCAATGCATACTACTTTCTGTTGATGAAGAACTTCTTTGATGGGATCCATCCGGAAATATTTGAAGCTGGTCGGATTGATGGTGCCTCAGAATTAACAAGTTATATCCGTATTGCGATTCCTTTGTCTGTTCCGATCTTTGCAACCCTGTCGATCTTTATTTTCTCAACAGCCTGGAACGACTGGTTTTGGCCATCATTGGTTATGCACACGGAGGACAAATTCACTTTAGCAACAGCTCTTTATAAATATGTAATACAAGCTCGATATCTGGACAGTAACGTAAAATTCAGCCTTTTGTTTATGGTTATGATTCCGCCGATTTTCGTGTTCCTAGGCTTCCAGAAATTTATTATGCGTAGTGTCAACTTATCAGCAGTCAAAGGATAGCGTTTTCATTTATCGTAGCCTTGCACATGATCGCCATAAGAATGCACCTCGTCTCTTAACAGTTCGTCTTTTAAGATGGAAATGTAAGCAAAAACAACATTTAAGGAAAAGGGGAGTTTCAATGCGTAAGTTCTCAGCAGTACTAATGTGTATCTTACTGTTCGGATCGTTGCTCGCAGCGTGCGGCGGCAAGGATAACAAAGCAGCAGATAACTCAAAGAATGAAGGAACCAAAGCAACAAATAATGCAAGTGGGAATACTTCCAATCCAACCGAAGCCCCAAAAGAAGATATCGCCGACAAAAAAATTACTATCAAAATTCACTACCCACTCCCAGATGAAGAAACGCTTAAGGCAACAGAAGATGATAAAATTGCTCGTTTCCAAAAGAAATATCCGAATGTAACCATTATTAAAGACGACTGGAAATATTCCGTCGATGAAATTGGAGTGAAAATGGCTTCCAACGAAGCTCCTACTTTCTATAACACTTGGGCTACTGAGGCCAGCCTTCTGATTGAACGTGGCTGGGTAGCAGACATTACGGATCTGTGGAACAACTGGGAATACAAGGATCAAATCAATCCTGTAATTCAACAACAATTTATTAGAGACGGTAAAGTTTACGGGGTAACTCAAAACGGTTATATTACTTCAACTGTTGTGAACAAGAAGTTGTTGGCTGCCAAGAACGTAGAGGCACCTTCGCTTGATTGGACTTGGGATGATATGTTGAATGTAGCCCAAAAAGCTGCAGATCCGAAAAAAGGTATTTCAGGGATCGCTCCAATGGGTAAAGGTAATGAATCTGGATGGAACTGGACGAACTTCTTGTTCGAAGCTGGTGGTGAAATCCAATCTAACGAAGGCGGAAAAGTTACAGCTACATTTAACTCTGATGCTGGTGTGAAG containing:
- a CDS encoding response regulator transcription factor; its protein translation is MYNILVVDDEPLICKGLAGLLTSSGLGIDQIFTAYSGHEALDYVRMEDIDLLVTDIQMGEMNGMELMHQAKMIKPWVQTIIISAHETFQYAQMAIRLGAKDYLIKPLNSEQFLDSVRNALLKMDKPVAQMDEFLTRSPEHFHMEEPRPERNERLNRLLDEPFIPNVGEDALLDLLEELGVTGCYFSLMRMKLGTHLEGGNSTYTERDVRLLRYAALNVAKELLQEEWNALAFYSTKGEINILIQWNEEEYAELDMNKINQLEMIGRSLHYHVSKYLGISAIIGFTQILRGVEFLNVLSKQADKAIQWGEEQGDYHVFYYGDFNWHNYSGDPSSEELTKQSNQIVENTRQYIDANYNQKGLTIHDVAKKNHVSPNYLSYLFKKNTGYNLWEYVIKLRMEESKSLILNTDMRRYEIAERVGYESPEHFSKIFKKYFGVSPSELKK
- a CDS encoding carbohydrate ABC transporter permease, with product MEDTMVSVGKIHKEPEQKAGKSLKRTSNWKKYMWGYLFLVPVIVVFIVFLWVPIIKGIVYSFYNIDFVKGNVFVGFENYKTILNNPDLLLSLKNTLYYMLLCLIIGFWVPIAASIAISEMRFFQGFARIAAYLPYVVPGVVLYGLWRWMYDPVGPINALFGVFGAESVSFVSDSRFSMISLVVMETWQQFGSAMLIYLAGVLSIPRDWYEAAEIDGAGVWDRIRYITIPSLKSLILLMFILQIIGTSQGYQAQLAMLDGGPNKATLTYALLTVKYAFTQLNYGAGTAMGVLMFIVLSILGLLQFKLNREEY
- a CDS encoding carbohydrate ABC transporter permease yields the protein MKERGILSDSDLQKPLNKVVYGFMVLCVLVMCVTMLYPILMTMFNGLKSNEEVNSFPPTFFPTEFHWENFVKGWNYINLPMFLKNTLFIFGGNLVVTILVLGLAAFSISRIRVPYSRAVYFFILMTLFIPASSYMIPNFVNLKELGLLNSYWAFWLPAGANAYYFLLMKNFFDGIHPEIFEAGRIDGASELTSYIRIAIPLSVPIFATLSIFIFSTAWNDWFWPSLVMHTEDKFTLATALYKYVIQARYLDSNVKFSLLFMVMIPPIFVFLGFQKFIMRSVNLSAVKG
- a CDS encoding ABC transporter substrate-binding protein, whose amino-acid sequence is MRKFSAVLMCILLFGSLLAACGGKDNKAADNSKNEGTKATNNASGNTSNPTEAPKEDIADKKITIKIHYPLPDEETLKATEDDKIARFQKKYPNVTIIKDDWKYSVDEIGVKMASNEAPTFYNTWATEASLLIERGWVADITDLWNNWEYKDQINPVIQQQFIRDGKVYGVTQNGYITSTVVNKKLLAAKNVEAPSLDWTWDDMLNVAQKAADPKKGISGIAPMGKGNESGWNWTNFLFEAGGEIQSNEGGKVTATFNSDAGVKALDFYKKLRWEAEAIPKDWALGWSDAVGSFKQGRTAMVIAGSFDVVNAALNEGGMKPEDVVAYPMPAAEKGGKHYGILGGNYLVINPNATKDEQEMAFRYITFDYFSDDALKTVEDTIQARKADNKYYIPNIMEYFSWDSDYGKKVEAIQNKYDNVYKYDPQLYPLLEGKLEAQYNTQDYYATMSNVVQESFSKKGTDSKAQLDIAAKYVQETYFDKIAQK